From one Candidatus Eisenbacteria bacterium genomic stretch:
- a CDS encoding 4Fe-4S binding protein produces the protein MTTFLHALQIDSDKCRAKLNCLRVCPTNAIRVRQGKAEINSTLCIDCGECITACKEGAIQPLTDTWDTVEKYPYKVAIPAPTLYGQFPLAVSPKDIADGLLAIGFDEVYDLSVETELINRAIRDYLKEYKGPLPVISSTCPVIVRLIQVSYPDMVRQILPIFPPREIAGWEMKAKVSAEKGIPPEDIGAIYISPCPAKLVSIKQPAEDAKSYLDVGIGIKDIYNPLLAAITKRLNRKNGEPSGRDAHFSIRSRSYLRMAHTGGISRAVRQTHSISVAQLQHVIHVFEDIEKGKIKNAEFLECYSCTSGCVGGPLTVDKRFVVRSKIQSLINEIKKTDKELEEEVARRYVKGRYLISQQIKPRPTSKRTGDLSDRIKQVKTREIYRKIFPGIDCGLCGAPTCEEFAGDVAVGDAKPTECIFVSDDRLKVLRELYDLNEGSLPEDKNS, from the coding sequence ATGACGACATTTCTCCATGCCTTGCAGATAGACAGTGATAAATGTCGAGCTAAACTCAATTGTTTGAGGGTCTGCCCGACGAATGCCATTAGAGTTCGCCAGGGCAAGGCTGAAATCAATTCCACATTATGCATTGATTGCGGCGAGTGTATCACCGCCTGCAAAGAAGGCGCCATCCAGCCTTTGACCGACACCTGGGATACGGTCGAAAAGTATCCTTATAAAGTCGCCATTCCCGCCCCGACGCTCTATGGACAATTTCCCTTGGCCGTCTCTCCGAAGGATATTGCGGATGGACTTCTTGCCATCGGCTTCGATGAAGTCTATGACCTTTCGGTCGAGACCGAATTGATCAATAGGGCGATTCGAGATTACTTGAAGGAATACAAGGGCCCTCTGCCGGTGATATCCTCAACATGCCCGGTTATTGTTCGTCTTATCCAGGTTTCATATCCGGATATGGTCCGTCAAATCCTTCCCATATTCCCCCCGCGAGAAATCGCCGGGTGGGAAATGAAAGCGAAAGTCTCAGCGGAAAAGGGGATCCCCCCGGAAGATATTGGAGCGATCTATATTTCGCCCTGCCCGGCGAAGCTGGTTTCCATTAAGCAGCCGGCGGAGGATGCCAAGAGCTATCTTGATGTTGGAATCGGCATCAAAGATATTTATAATCCCCTTCTTGCAGCGATTACAAAACGCCTCAACCGCAAAAATGGAGAGCCGTCGGGACGGGATGCACACTTCAGCATTAGGAGCAGAAGTTATCTCAGAATGGCTCATACCGGCGGAATCAGCCGGGCGGTGAGGCAAACTCATAGTATCTCTGTTGCGCAGTTGCAGCATGTTATTCATGTTTTTGAGGATATTGAGAAGGGAAAAATCAAAAACGCTGAGTTTTTGGAATGCTATTCCTGCACAAGCGGATGTGTCGGCGGTCCGCTGACAGTTGATAAACGCTTCGTTGTTCGAAGCAAAATTCAAAGTCTTATTAATGAAATCAAGAAAACCGACAAGGAACTGGAGGAAGAAGTCGCCCGCCGCTATGTTAAAGGGCGATATCTTATCTCCCAGCAAATCAAGCCCCGCCCGACCTCAAAGCGGACCGGTGATCTAAGCGACCGGATCAAGCAGGTCAAAACACGCGAGATCTACCGAAAAATATTCCCCGGTATCGATTGCGGTCTCTGTGGCGCTCCGACTTGCGAGGAATTTGCCGGTGATGTGGCTGTGGGGGACGCCAAGCCGACCGAATGCATCTTTGTGTCGGATGACCGGTTGAAGGTCCTTCGGGAGTTATATGACCTGAATGAGGGATCCCTTCCCGAAGACAAAAACTCGTAA
- the gltA gene encoding NADPH-dependent glutamate synthase: MAEKKKMIPHRFPMPKQTPEERIFNFEEVALGFTPKLAMQEAERCLDCKKPQCIDGCPVEINIPGFIMKIREGDFGGAARILKEKNALPAVCGRVCPQEEQCEKHCIMGKKMEPVAIGRLERFASDWESSQGKIEMPDIAPPTGKKVAVVGAGPAGITVASDLAVLGHKVEIFEALHAPGGVLIYGIPEFRLPKAIVQREVEYVQSLGVDLHLDFVVGKTRSIESFLKQFDAIFVASGAGLPWFLEIPGENLNGVYSANEYLTRLNLMKGYRFPEYDTPIKRPHKVTVTGGGNIAMDSARTAIRLGADEVHIVYRRSRSELPARLEEVENAEEEGVIFDFLTLPVRMIGNDQGWLTGMECLKMELGEPDSSGRRRPVPIENSNFILETDASVCSIGNSPNPLIPQTTEGLEIGRKGNIVADEETGKTSLDRVWAGGDVVTGAATVIMAMGAGRKAARSMQEYLSG; encoded by the coding sequence ATGGCAGAGAAGAAAAAAATGATCCCCCATAGGTTCCCGATGCCGAAGCAGACGCCCGAGGAACGGATCTTCAATTTTGAAGAGGTCGCGTTGGGATTCACACCTAAATTAGCGATGCAGGAAGCGGAAAGATGCCTTGATTGTAAAAAGCCGCAATGTATCGACGGGTGTCCTGTGGAGATAAACATTCCCGGTTTTATTATGAAAATCAGAGAGGGCGATTTTGGAGGGGCGGCTCGAATCCTGAAAGAAAAGAATGCCCTTCCGGCGGTTTGCGGCCGTGTTTGCCCCCAGGAAGAACAGTGCGAGAAACACTGTATCATGGGCAAAAAAATGGAACCGGTGGCCATCGGCCGGTTGGAGCGCTTTGCCTCTGATTGGGAGTCGAGCCAGGGGAAGATCGAGATGCCCGATATCGCACCTCCGACAGGCAAAAAAGTCGCCGTTGTCGGGGCTGGGCCGGCCGGCATTACCGTTGCGTCAGACCTTGCCGTTCTGGGGCATAAGGTCGAGATATTTGAAGCGCTTCATGCACCGGGTGGTGTTCTGATTTACGGCATTCCGGAGTTCAGATTGCCGAAGGCCATTGTGCAGAGAGAGGTGGAGTATGTGCAGAGCCTGGGCGTCGATCTGCACCTTGATTTTGTTGTCGGTAAAACGCGGAGTATCGAAAGTTTCCTCAAGCAATTCGACGCCATTTTCGTCGCTTCAGGCGCAGGACTCCCCTGGTTCTTGGAGATACCCGGTGAGAATCTGAATGGGGTCTACTCGGCAAATGAGTATCTGACCCGCTTGAATCTAATGAAGGGATACCGATTCCCCGAGTATGATACGCCGATCAAGAGACCTCACAAGGTAACCGTTACAGGCGGCGGTAATATCGCCATGGATTCGGCCCGTACGGCTATCCGTCTGGGCGCGGATGAGGTTCATATCGTCTATAGGCGCTCCCGGTCCGAGTTGCCGGCCAGACTTGAAGAGGTGGAGAATGCGGAGGAGGAAGGCGTTATTTTCGATTTCTTGACGCTGCCTGTGCGCATGATCGGCAATGATCAGGGTTGGTTGACTGGCATGGAGTGCCTGAAGATGGAGCTTGGCGAACCCGACTCCTCGGGCCGGCGCCGGCCTGTACCAATCGAAAACTCAAACTTTATTCTGGAAACAGATGCATCGGTTTGTTCTATCGGCAATAGTCCCAATCCTCTCATTCCGCAGACGACGGAGGGCTTGGAAATCGGGCGAAAGGGTAATATCGTTGCCGATGAAGAAACCGGGAAAACGTCACTCGATCGGGTCTGGGCGGGGGGTGACGTCGTCACAGGAGCGGCCACGGTTATTATGGCCATGGGCGCCGGGCGGAAGGCGGCGCGCTCCATGCAGGAATACCTATCCGGCTGA
- a CDS encoding transcriptional regulator — protein MKLSEVKKLLNCKMLTKYVENEPDVTACMGTDMMSDVLAFAEPGALLVTGLINSQSVRTAEIADAAGIVYVRGKEPDEHAIELAIELSIPLFTTELSMFETCGILCAAGMKGIC, from the coding sequence ATGAAACTTAGCGAAGTGAAAAAATTGTTGAATTGCAAAATGCTCACGAAGTATGTGGAGAATGAGCCCGATGTCACGGCCTGCATGGGGACCGATATGATGAGTGATGTCCTTGCTTTTGCCGAGCCGGGGGCCTTGCTTGTCACGGGACTCATCAATTCGCAGTCGGTTCGTACGGCCGAGATCGCCGATGCGGCCGGAATTGTCTATGTCAGAGGCAAGGAACCCGACGAACATGCCATTGAACTCGCCATCGAATTATCAATACCATTATTTACCACAGAGCTAAGCATGTTTGAAACTTGTGGAATTCTCTGTGCGGCCGGTATGAAGGGAATCTGCTGA
- a CDS encoding sulfide/dihydroorotate dehydrogenase-like FAD/NAD-binding protein, giving the protein MAYKVIERRMIVPNIHELVIEASAGGLVKPGQFVIVRPDEKGERIPLSVSDFDPTRGVVTCFFQEVGETTSKLALLKAGDTIPTFVGPLGEASEIAHFGTVLLIGGCFGIGSIYPIAKAMKAAGNTVHVLIEARSSFLLYWEDRFEELVDGFHVITRDGTKGYKGHISKLPQILKNEELKPDRVIVNGCTFLMKRASDMTRELQIHTMVNMNPIMIDGTGMCGVCRLTVGGQTKFACVDGPDFDGHLVDWKEFLMRRKTYYEEEVTPLRKSGVGTEFHLSGKHKHKCLEKN; this is encoded by the coding sequence ATGGCGTATAAAGTGATCGAACGCAGGATGATTGTGCCGAACATCCACGAACTCGTCATCGAAGCCTCCGCCGGCGGCCTTGTCAAACCAGGGCAATTTGTCATTGTGCGGCCGGATGAAAAGGGGGAGAGGATTCCACTCTCCGTTTCTGATTTTGATCCGACACGCGGCGTGGTGACATGCTTCTTTCAAGAAGTCGGCGAGACAACGTCAAAACTTGCACTGCTCAAGGCCGGAGACACGATCCCGACGTTTGTCGGTCCATTGGGTGAAGCCAGCGAAATCGCCCATTTCGGAACGGTTCTTCTCATCGGCGGATGTTTTGGGATCGGCAGCATCTATCCGATTGCCAAGGCGATGAAGGCGGCCGGGAATACGGTGCATGTTCTCATTGAGGCGCGTTCGTCTTTTCTCCTCTATTGGGAAGACAGGTTCGAAGAGCTTGTCGACGGCTTCCATGTGATCACCAGAGACGGGACAAAGGGATACAAGGGCCACATCAGCAAGCTGCCCCAGATATTAAAGAACGAGGAGCTGAAGCCGGATCGTGTCATTGTTAATGGGTGTACATTTTTGATGAAGCGAGCATCTGATATGACACGCGAGCTTCAGATTCATACCATGGTGAACATGAATCCGATCATGATCGATGGAACCGGGATGTGTGGTGTCTGCCGTCTGACGGTGGGCGGGCAAACGAAGTTCGCCTGCGTCGATGGCCCTGATTTTGACGGCCATTTGGTGGACTGGAAAGAGTTCCTTATGCGCCGGAAAACCTATTATGAGGAAGAGGTTACGCCTCTCCGTAAAAGCGGAGTGGGCACCGAGTTCCATCTCTCGGGCAAGCATAAGCACAAATGTCTCGAAAAAAACTAA
- a CDS encoding ATP-binding protein, translated as MAEEVLYQKSFPVGGGDFDVAGEVSTKIKAILKEAGLDSKIIRRVAIASYEAELNVVIHAESGEVDFVLTPMEIRITVSDKGPGIKDIDLAMQEGYSTATDDMREKGFGAGMGLPNIKRTADDLKIESIVGEGTTLHITIRIEE; from the coding sequence ATGGCTGAGGAAGTGTTGTACCAGAAGTCCTTTCCCGTCGGGGGCGGAGACTTCGATGTTGCGGGAGAGGTTTCAACGAAGATCAAAGCGATTCTCAAAGAAGCCGGGCTCGACAGCAAAATCATCCGGCGTGTCGCCATTGCGAGCTATGAGGCGGAACTGAATGTCGTGATCCATGCCGAGAGCGGCGAGGTGGATTTTGTCCTGACGCCGATGGAGATCCGGATCACCGTCAGCGATAAGGGACCCGGGATCAAGGACATTGATCTCGCGATGCAGGAAGGGTATTCAACGGCGACCGACGACATGCGAGAAAAGGGATTCGGCGCCGGCATGGGGCTACCGAATATCAAGAGAACGGCGGATGATTTGAAGATAGAATCAATCGTCGGGGAGGGCACGACCCTTCACATTACTATTCGGATTGAAGAATAG
- a CDS encoding HlyD family efflux transporter periplasmic adaptor subunit: protein MAVNRRFHILGPLLVVIVMIVIMAVFLNLRKKPVITPRNGGGALVEVIEAKIADRRVVIEGAGTVAPRYEVTVMPQVNGRVNWVSPKLVAGGEFREGEEFLRIEAADYELAVQQAEAQVAQAEFQLDVARANATIARGEWDLIVSTRKNSGSGSTGSQEPNPLVLHQPQLRQAEADLALAHAALSTAQLNLDRTHLYAPFDCRVRRQSIAPGQVVGPANAVAVLYATDLVEIEVGLPIADLEWIHVPGDTALVTLDTGQKKFTWKGISHRARGVVDEIGCLERLVVRLENPSHQMDDHAPELSIGSPVTVQIQGRMLKNIIPIPRSSIRENSMVWIMTAENTLEIRPVTIHRMTPTEALIADGLAQGEKVILTPLSGAAPGMRLRTISPKERS from the coding sequence ATGGCAGTCAACCGGCGGTTTCACATTCTCGGTCCCCTTCTTGTTGTGATTGTGATGATTGTCATCATGGCTGTTTTTTTAAATCTTCGGAAGAAGCCTGTGATTACGCCTCGGAACGGTGGTGGCGCTCTGGTGGAGGTGATCGAAGCGAAAATCGCCGACCGCCGAGTCGTCATTGAAGGCGCCGGCACCGTCGCGCCTCGGTATGAAGTTACCGTGATGCCGCAGGTCAATGGCAGGGTGAATTGGGTCAGTCCGAAACTCGTCGCCGGAGGAGAATTCCGGGAGGGCGAGGAATTTCTGCGCATTGAGGCGGCGGATTACGAACTCGCTGTTCAGCAAGCGGAAGCGCAGGTTGCACAGGCGGAATTCCAGCTTGATGTCGCCCGGGCCAATGCCACGATCGCTAGAGGAGAGTGGGATCTCATCGTGTCGACTCGGAAGAATTCCGGAAGTGGATCCACCGGGTCGCAAGAACCGAATCCCCTGGTGTTGCATCAGCCGCAGCTTCGGCAGGCGGAAGCCGACCTGGCCTTGGCCCATGCGGCCTTGTCAACCGCACAATTGAATTTGGACCGGACGCATCTATATGCGCCTTTTGATTGCCGTGTCCGGCGGCAGTCGATCGCCCCCGGGCAGGTGGTGGGTCCGGCCAATGCCGTGGCGGTGTTGTACGCAACCGATCTTGTGGAGATAGAAGTTGGATTGCCGATAGCGGACCTTGAATGGATACATGTGCCCGGAGACACCGCTCTGGTGACATTGGACACGGGACAGAAAAAGTTTACCTGGAAAGGTATTTCACATCGGGCGCGTGGTGTTGTGGATGAAATCGGCTGTTTGGAGCGTCTGGTGGTGCGCCTCGAAAATCCGTCTCATCAAATGGATGATCATGCGCCGGAGTTGAGCATCGGCAGCCCTGTCACGGTGCAGATTCAGGGCCGGATGCTGAAGAACATTATCCCGATCCCGCGCAGCTCGATTCGGGAGAACTCAATGGTTTGGATCATGACAGCAGAGAACACCCTGGAGATACGGCCCGTCACAATTCATAGAATGACTCCCACAGAGGCACTGATAGCAGATGGGTTGGCTCAAGGCGAGAAGGTGATCCTGACTCCGCTTTCAGGTGCGGCACCCGGGATGCGCCTGCGCACCATCTCACCGAAGGAGCGCTCATGA